The Thermoplasmata archaeon genome window below encodes:
- a CDS encoding glycosyltransferase family 4 protein has translation MNGPGVPHAGSDLRIVELTQRFPPAIGGVERHVKDLATNLHRTGASVEVITSDLYRDRPFTRLFTASEPLPFPVRRHRAFRGFPAPHGLGIAAPGMAWDALRLTHAIVHAHAFGFFPTWAGRLAQQLRGLPLVITPHFDGGSGSRLYARAVARGTLAGADRVVALTQSEAISLATLGVDRERIRVIPNGIGTEDFLPRRGPRPDAGPVTILYVGRIDPEQKGLDDLLRAVALLERPEAVSVRLVGEDWGGATALRSLATGLGIDHVIIWTGAVPQDSLRREYASADLFVLPSHFEPFGIVLLEAMAAGLPVLATRVGGIPEVVADGVTGSLVPSGDPSALAHALDRLASDPLLRTRLGDCGRTRALDFSWPRLIPKFLELFHELVRDASGSRL, from the coding sequence GTGAACGGACCGGGCGTTCCCCACGCGGGGAGCGATCTCCGCATCGTGGAACTCACCCAACGATTCCCCCCAGCCATCGGGGGAGTCGAGCGGCACGTGAAGGACCTGGCGACGAACCTCCACCGGACAGGAGCGTCGGTAGAAGTCATTACGTCGGATCTCTACCGCGACCGCCCGTTCACGCGTCTCTTCACCGCGTCGGAACCGCTCCCATTTCCGGTACGGCGGCATCGAGCGTTCCGCGGCTTTCCGGCCCCCCACGGACTCGGGATCGCTGCTCCCGGCATGGCGTGGGACGCCCTGCGCCTCACTCACGCAATCGTCCACGCCCACGCCTTCGGCTTCTTCCCTACGTGGGCCGGGCGCCTGGCCCAGCAACTCCGAGGGTTGCCACTGGTCATCACTCCGCATTTCGACGGAGGATCGGGCTCCCGACTCTACGCTCGAGCGGTGGCACGAGGGACGTTAGCCGGGGCAGACCGGGTGGTCGCGCTGACCCAGAGCGAGGCCATCTCGTTGGCGACCCTCGGAGTGGATCGCGAACGGATTCGGGTGATTCCCAACGGGATCGGAACGGAGGATTTCCTCCCGAGGCGCGGTCCCAGGCCCGATGCCGGTCCGGTCACAATCCTCTACGTCGGCCGCATCGACCCCGAGCAGAAGGGACTCGACGATCTCCTTCGTGCAGTGGCTCTGCTGGAACGACCGGAGGCGGTATCGGTTCGACTGGTCGGGGAAGACTGGGGAGGAGCTACTGCCCTTCGATCTTTGGCAACGGGACTCGGGATCGACCACGTGATCATCTGGACGGGCGCCGTACCCCAGGACTCCCTCCGGCGCGAATACGCCTCGGCGGACCTCTTCGTTCTCCCCTCCCACTTTGAGCCGTTCGGGATCGTGCTGTTGGAGGCGATGGCGGCGGGCCTACCGGTGCTCGCGACACGGGTTGGAGGCATTCCGGAGGTCGTAGCGGACGGGGTCACGGGATCGCTGGTCCCATCGGGAGATCCTTCGGCCCTAGCCCACGCCCTCGACCGGCTGGCCTCCGATCCCTTGCTTCGGACCCGGCTGGGCGATTGTGGGCGCACGCGGGCACTCGATTTCAGCTGGCCGCGTTTGATCCCGAAATTTCTCGAGCTGTTCCACGAACTCGTCCGTGACGCATCTGGGTCCAGGCTCTGA
- a CDS encoding hemerythrin domain-containing protein, with translation MSKPAGALEELHREHEVAERLLERLVELGDRMKSGERVDAKAVRFGVGLLDAYLHRVHASQMDRELRPEAQGVAMPGCFEHLDRMRTNHEQMRARARELLALIGRWASGDESCRGAAGDKLIDLASRDHDAATYEEAYPLICLESALPEDAENRLSNRFSDHAGTRAALEANIERFLSETVAI, from the coding sequence ATGTCGAAGCCGGCCGGAGCCCTAGAGGAACTGCACCGGGAGCACGAGGTCGCCGAGCGCCTGCTGGAACGACTCGTGGAACTCGGAGACCGGATGAAGTCGGGGGAGCGAGTCGATGCCAAGGCCGTCCGCTTCGGAGTCGGCCTGCTAGACGCGTACCTTCACCGTGTTCACGCCTCGCAGATGGACCGCGAACTCCGCCCCGAAGCGCAGGGCGTCGCGATGCCGGGCTGCTTTGAGCACCTGGACCGGATGCGAACCAACCATGAACAGATGCGGGCTCGAGCGCGGGAGCTCCTCGCCCTCATCGGCAGATGGGCTTCCGGGGACGAATCCTGCCGTGGGGCAGCCGGCGACAAGCTCATCGACCTCGCAAGCAGGGACCATGACGCCGCCACCTACGAGGAGGCGTACCCGCTCATCTGCCTGGAGTCAGCGCTACCCGAAGACGCCGAGAACCGCCTCTCGAACCGGTTCTCGGATCATGCGGGGACCCGGGCGGCGCTCGAGGCGAACATCGAACGGTTCCTCTCCGAGACCGTGGCGATCTAG
- a CDS encoding glycosyltransferase, whose product MTSQSGPERAAGAGLRSGSLLRIAFFTDSFLPTHDGVAGTTAALAAELAARGHELSVFTVRLPGQKRRERLANGVTVYRHLSLPAPSYPQYRIALFPWPSFLSGGHRFDVVHVHTPGFVGLAGWLAARWWHVPKVATYHTNLTDMLRGAGTSRLSRAFYRGWGRFSVELCRSSDLATAPTVAAGAALRAPGRSHLHAPPRIVENGIDTTTFRPGIASPDWRARWGVEGVPLITFLGRLTRDKGVHRFLDAVERLGTATRWLAVVAGEGPERPSMEERLRPGTALSARAQYLGPVLEREKAALLAQTQIFVLPSLSDTSSVALLEAMASGAACVVTCRGGPGEIARESSAGLIVDPQDLGALTAAIELLLNDGILAREFSERGRAWVIARASVEKMATEFVNSYLAVLRAPKASPLSPEIRAKRE is encoded by the coding sequence TTGACGAGCCAATCCGGACCTGAGCGGGCCGCCGGTGCCGGTCTCCGAAGCGGCTCGTTGCTCAGAATCGCGTTCTTTACCGACAGCTTCCTGCCCACGCACGACGGCGTTGCGGGGACCACGGCCGCACTCGCCGCGGAACTCGCCGCCCGCGGCCACGAGCTTTCGGTGTTTACAGTCCGGTTGCCGGGGCAGAAGCGACGGGAACGGCTCGCGAACGGTGTGACCGTGTACCGACATCTGTCCCTACCGGCTCCGAGCTACCCTCAGTACCGCATCGCACTCTTTCCGTGGCCGTCGTTTCTTTCCGGAGGACATCGCTTTGACGTGGTCCATGTTCACACACCCGGGTTCGTTGGACTCGCCGGTTGGCTCGCCGCTCGATGGTGGCACGTCCCCAAGGTCGCTACGTACCACACAAACCTGACCGACATGTTGCGGGGGGCGGGGACGAGTCGGCTGTCGCGCGCGTTCTACCGGGGATGGGGAAGGTTCAGCGTTGAACTTTGCCGTTCGTCCGATCTAGCGACCGCACCAACGGTGGCGGCGGGGGCGGCCCTCCGCGCGCCAGGGCGGTCCCACCTCCACGCGCCTCCTCGAATCGTGGAGAACGGGATCGACACCACGACCTTTCGACCGGGGATCGCCTCTCCCGACTGGAGGGCCCGATGGGGCGTGGAGGGGGTTCCGCTGATCACGTTCCTCGGGCGACTCACCCGGGACAAGGGGGTCCATCGATTCCTCGACGCGGTTGAGCGACTGGGAACTGCGACGCGTTGGCTGGCCGTCGTGGCGGGTGAGGGACCCGAGCGACCTTCGATGGAAGAGCGGTTGCGCCCCGGGACTGCCCTGTCCGCACGCGCCCAGTACCTGGGGCCGGTGCTCGAACGAGAGAAGGCAGCCCTGCTCGCGCAGACTCAGATCTTTGTGCTTCCCTCGCTGTCCGACACCTCGTCGGTGGCCCTCCTCGAAGCGATGGCGTCGGGGGCGGCATGTGTGGTCACGTGTCGAGGAGGTCCCGGCGAGATCGCACGCGAATCGTCGGCAGGTCTCATCGTCGATCCTCAGGACCTTGGAGCACTGACCGCGGCGATCGAGCTCCTGCTCAACGACGGGATCCTCGCTCGCGAGTTTTCCGAACGCGGCCGAGCCTGGGTCATCGCGCGTGCGTCCGTGGAGAAGATGGCGACGGAGTTCGTGAATTCCTACCTCGCGGTGCTACGGGCCCCTAAGGCTTCGCCACTTTCCCCGGAGATCAGAGCGAAGCGAGAATGA
- a CDS encoding helix-turn-helix domain-containing protein — MVPRAQLARSRGTTRRVHPTKAPQPVPGPTRICRLRVPLPDSAWIARFSREHPDVTIEVLSNLDLGARRSLSEVRLHVTEPGPWADQLHAIDLVEKVEFLTSGPREVHLRVIHRTSPFIPIFRKLYLLRRFPFTIRAGEASWVVIASEQKIRQLLDQLSQRAPGVILESVRHSEVTTGREALTPRQAELLQRAMAAGYFDVPRKITLTRLAAQERMAVSSLSEALAIVEKKLLERWPPGS; from the coding sequence ATGGTCCCTCGCGCCCAGCTCGCCCGGTCGCGGGGGACGACCCGACGGGTCCATCCGACGAAAGCCCCCCAGCCCGTTCCCGGGCCGACGCGCATCTGTCGCTTGCGGGTGCCCCTCCCGGACTCCGCTTGGATTGCCCGCTTCTCCCGGGAGCACCCCGACGTGACCATCGAGGTGCTGAGCAACCTTGACCTGGGGGCGCGTCGGAGCCTCAGCGAGGTGCGCCTCCACGTAACCGAACCCGGCCCTTGGGCCGACCAGCTCCACGCCATAGACCTGGTGGAAAAGGTGGAGTTCCTCACGTCCGGGCCCCGGGAGGTTCACCTCCGAGTGATCCACCGCACCTCCCCGTTCATTCCGATTTTCCGGAAGCTCTACCTGCTGCGACGCTTTCCATTCACGATACGGGCCGGAGAGGCATCGTGGGTCGTGATCGCTTCGGAGCAGAAGATACGCCAACTCCTCGACCAGTTGTCACAGCGCGCACCGGGAGTGATCCTCGAGTCGGTCCGTCACTCAGAGGTCACGACTGGAAGAGAGGCGCTCACTCCTCGTCAGGCCGAGTTGCTCCAACGGGCGATGGCGGCCGGATACTTCGACGTTCCCCGCAAGATTACCCTGACCCGTCTTGCCGCCCAGGAACGGATGGCGGTCTCAAGCCTTTCCGAGGCGTTGGCAATCGTCGAGAAGAAACTGCTCGAGCGCTGGCCGCCGGGGAGCTAG
- a CDS encoding methyltransferase domain-containing protein — MTSEPGEPDLLQLLLASGRVPLRFVRESTTIFLVASDPSAVWPVEVLRRGMARVHVSAGTLEGAPYLLSAPEERARVLGLFRLKYGDAASARWFERSDRVLRIELGSPEVRPTPDGVSYLRWLTAEFDSIAPEYDEQIATNRISCLLRERSSRLLEECFRSSYHLLEIGCGTGLETLPLLEAGHEILCVDISERMLEIVRSKARAAGVGERLRTRRLGASVLSTLEAEYGPRAFEGGYSTYGALNCEADLRAVSAALGTLLRPPARFVAGVYNRWCLFDIMAYGLSGRFRQVQGRVRGHVRAGFSRFRVDAYAYSPDEFRRSFEEEFSMEWLEGVTVLLPPPNRAKWVERFSRRFDLLAHWDERIGRWGPFRSLGDSFLMVLSRHDTHAASAGP, encoded by the coding sequence GTGACCTCTGAGCCGGGGGAGCCGGATCTCCTCCAGCTCCTCCTTGCCTCCGGGCGGGTCCCGTTGCGGTTCGTTCGAGAATCGACCACGATATTTCTCGTCGCTTCGGATCCTTCAGCGGTGTGGCCGGTCGAGGTTCTGCGACGTGGAATGGCTCGCGTCCATGTTTCGGCAGGGACGTTAGAGGGAGCCCCCTACCTCCTCTCCGCTCCGGAGGAGAGGGCTCGCGTGTTGGGGCTGTTCCGATTAAAGTACGGGGACGCGGCTTCTGCCCGCTGGTTCGAACGGTCCGATCGCGTCCTACGCATCGAGTTGGGATCTCCCGAAGTCCGGCCGACCCCCGACGGAGTCTCGTACCTCCGCTGGCTGACCGCGGAGTTCGATAGCATCGCGCCGGAATATGACGAACAGATCGCCACCAACCGGATCAGCTGTTTGCTCCGCGAGCGCTCGTCGCGCCTCCTCGAGGAGTGCTTTCGCTCCTCCTACCATCTACTAGAGATCGGTTGTGGCACGGGCCTGGAGACCCTTCCCCTGCTCGAGGCAGGCCATGAGATTCTCTGTGTGGACATCTCAGAACGCATGTTGGAGATCGTCCGGTCCAAGGCGCGCGCTGCCGGGGTCGGGGAGCGGTTGCGGACCCGGCGACTTGGCGCGTCCGTGCTATCGACATTGGAAGCGGAGTATGGACCCAGAGCGTTCGAAGGGGGATACTCGACCTACGGAGCGCTCAACTGCGAGGCCGACCTGCGGGCGGTGTCCGCCGCGTTAGGGACCCTGCTCCGCCCGCCGGCTCGATTCGTAGCGGGGGTCTACAATCGCTGGTGCCTGTTCGACATCATGGCGTACGGTCTCTCGGGGCGATTCCGTCAGGTGCAGGGCCGTGTACGAGGACACGTCCGGGCTGGGTTCTCCCGCTTCCGCGTGGACGCGTACGCCTATTCTCCCGACGAGTTTCGCCGGAGCTTCGAGGAGGAGTTCTCAATGGAATGGCTGGAAGGAGTTACAGTCCTCCTCCCGCCGCCGAACCGAGCGAAGTGGGTCGAACGGTTCTCGCGACGCTTCGACCTCCTTGCGCATTGGGACGAGCGGATTGGTCGCTGGGGGCCGTTTCGATCTCTCGGGGACTCTTTCCTGATGGTCCTCTCTCGCCACGATACGCATGCGGCGAGCGCAGGCCCGTGA
- a CDS encoding glycosyltransferase 87 family protein, with protein MKLPAVAWKILLAGILLREAFSFWTGNPYDLEVWIRTGHAAAQGINPYVSFWPPVPSVSFAFLNTNLPSAAYLPFWPAVLGEIYRLWEVIGGGNRFVLYFLIKQPPILGDALTAVLLYGLTLRWTGRSASALGALAFWSLFPYAILISAIWGQFDSLVVAAILAGFWYRNPIERNLLYGVGIFVKLITAIYLPLEFFRARGVRRLTFLVALAVPVALTVLVLTAEGWGFGGITSTGQSQSAGGGGGMNLAGVLTAAPLVTVLSTVPHLFTLFSYLWVPGAILAGYVAARWIRPNDPQTELRAMMLVTTVFLLLRWGLYEQYMIYIFALMALDSAAFHPDRRSYLVYLWLLSLVFLLINNDLGARFVTPLDTNLWPTLSNFDQSSVYGTVRSWALEILDVVVTLSLVQWIVELVRDGARPVPWLWPWTKSAALAARPSEP; from the coding sequence GTGAAACTTCCGGCGGTGGCGTGGAAGATTCTCCTCGCCGGGATCCTTCTTCGAGAGGCGTTCTCGTTCTGGACCGGAAACCCGTACGACCTTGAGGTCTGGATCCGTACGGGCCATGCCGCCGCGCAGGGCATCAACCCGTACGTGTCGTTCTGGCCGCCGGTTCCCTCGGTCAGCTTCGCCTTCTTGAACACCAATCTGCCGTCGGCAGCCTACCTTCCGTTCTGGCCCGCCGTCCTCGGGGAGATCTATCGGCTGTGGGAGGTAATCGGAGGCGGTAATCGCTTCGTCCTGTACTTCCTCATCAAGCAGCCGCCGATCCTGGGAGACGCCCTCACGGCGGTGCTCCTGTACGGACTGACCCTGCGCTGGACCGGAAGGAGCGCGTCCGCGCTCGGGGCGCTCGCGTTCTGGTCGCTCTTCCCCTATGCGATCCTGATCTCGGCGATCTGGGGCCAGTTCGATTCGCTCGTGGTCGCCGCGATCCTCGCCGGTTTCTGGTACCGCAATCCGATCGAACGAAACCTCCTGTACGGCGTCGGCATCTTCGTGAAACTGATCACGGCGATCTACCTCCCGCTCGAGTTCTTCCGGGCGCGCGGCGTGCGCCGGTTAACTTTCCTCGTGGCCCTTGCCGTCCCGGTCGCGTTGACCGTCCTTGTGCTCACCGCGGAAGGGTGGGGGTTCGGCGGGATCACGTCGACCGGACAATCCCAAAGTGCTGGGGGGGGCGGTGGAATGAACCTCGCGGGCGTGCTGACCGCGGCGCCCTTGGTGACCGTCCTCTCGACGGTCCCTCACTTGTTCACGTTGTTCTCCTACTTGTGGGTGCCCGGCGCGATCCTGGCCGGCTATGTGGCCGCTCGGTGGATCCGCCCGAACGACCCTCAGACGGAGTTGCGCGCCATGATGCTCGTCACGACTGTGTTCCTGCTGTTGCGCTGGGGCCTCTACGAACAGTACATGATCTACATCTTTGCCCTGATGGCCCTCGACAGCGCGGCGTTCCATCCGGACCGCCGATCGTACCTCGTCTACCTCTGGTTGCTCTCGCTGGTCTTCCTGCTCATCAACAACGACCTCGGAGCCCGATTCGTCACCCCGCTCGACACCAATCTCTGGCCCACGCTCAGCAACTTCGACCAGAGTTCCGTCTACGGGACCGTCCGATCCTGGGCGCTCGAGATCCTGGACGTGGTCGTCACGTTGAGCCTCGTCCAGTGGATCGTCGAGCTGGTACGGGACGGCGCTCGTCCCGTCCCGTGGCTTTGGCCGTGGACGAAATCCGCCGCGCTCGCCGCTCGGCCCTCCGAACCGTGA
- a CDS encoding DUF2249 domain-containing protein gives MDIRGVSPAERHPRIFGTFTNLEFGESFVLVNDHDPKPLFYQLQAEYTGQFSWEYLEQGPKTWRVRIGKQGSAVDRTPLHTIP, from the coding sequence CTGGACATCCGGGGGGTAAGCCCCGCCGAGCGCCATCCTCGCATCTTCGGAACATTCACCAATCTCGAGTTCGGGGAATCCTTCGTGCTAGTGAATGACCACGACCCGAAGCCGCTCTTCTACCAGCTCCAGGCCGAATACACTGGCCAGTTTTCCTGGGAGTACCTCGAACAGGGACCGAAAACCTGGCGTGTGCGAATCGGCAAGCAGGGGTCCGCAGTGGACCGGACACCTCTCCACACTATCCCCTGA
- a CDS encoding NAD-dependent epimerase/dehydratase family protein translates to MPTTVASPVRVGKVDRVLVVGASGFLGRSVVRALSRAGHEVRGLVRDPLKGARVTEDGGTPVLGDILDVPSLLMAVSGCSGVIHVAANPPVGEDPTRVRVEGARNLVEVALREGVSRLVIGSGYWVYSGQPGPIGEDSPVDPRGESQINYDAERAGLEANTQDGLEVLAVRPGMVYGNGSWFRYMAESIRVGDYRVVGEGANRWSFIDRWDTGSAFRTVLESGSAGEVYNVVDGHPAPLREFADFVAAELGAPPPRNLALEEAVREMGETVARHLAADRPTSNAKLRELGWRTQYSSYRAGVPGLLREMFPRGGGTG, encoded by the coding sequence ATGCCGACGACGGTCGCTTCGCCTGTCAGGGTCGGCAAGGTGGACAGGGTTCTCGTGGTCGGTGCCAGCGGTTTCCTGGGTCGGTCGGTCGTTCGAGCCTTATCGAGGGCCGGCCACGAGGTGCGAGGCCTCGTCCGCGACCCACTCAAGGGGGCTCGCGTCACAGAGGATGGAGGAACCCCGGTGCTGGGGGACATTCTGGACGTTCCCTCCCTTCTAATGGCCGTGTCGGGCTGCTCGGGGGTTATCCATGTGGCAGCGAACCCTCCGGTGGGAGAGGACCCGACAAGAGTACGCGTTGAGGGTGCCCGGAATCTCGTGGAGGTAGCTCTACGGGAAGGGGTATCTCGTCTCGTGATCGGCTCAGGATATTGGGTGTACAGCGGTCAGCCAGGGCCAATCGGTGAGGACTCACCCGTCGATCCTCGGGGCGAGTCGCAGATCAACTACGACGCGGAGCGGGCCGGTTTGGAAGCGAACACGCAGGATGGTTTGGAGGTGCTGGCCGTGCGTCCGGGGATGGTCTATGGGAACGGGTCGTGGTTCCGCTACATGGCAGAATCGATCCGGGTCGGAGATTACAGGGTCGTCGGCGAAGGGGCGAACCGCTGGTCATTCATCGACCGGTGGGATACCGGGTCAGCGTTCCGCACCGTTCTCGAATCGGGGTCGGCCGGTGAGGTGTACAACGTCGTGGATGGGCATCCGGCCCCCCTTCGCGAGTTTGCCGATTTTGTTGCCGCCGAACTCGGCGCACCACCCCCGCGAAACCTCGCCCTTGAGGAGGCGGTGCGTGAGATGGGAGAGACGGTCGCGCGACATCTCGCTGCCGACCGGCCCACCTCAAACGCTAAGCTCAGGGAGCTGGGCTGGAGGACGCAGTACTCCAGCTATCGAGCAGGTGTTCCCGGCCTCCTCCGCGAGATGTTTCCCCGCGGCGGGGGGACCGGGTAG
- a CDS encoding CopD family protein, with the protein MFEWVPLILVIHVLGAIIWVGGNISLAIAVWGIRRSFPNQPETVSRVISEVGRAFAWVMWPALAATLATGLANLSWYTPPAENWTGIPGAEWIVTSFAVAALMVISAGLHTFVVGPRIRVLRSRRTPSPQLTTLVRFNHVLEALTLMTAILIVIVMVILASL; encoded by the coding sequence ATGTTCGAATGGGTTCCACTGATTCTCGTGATCCATGTGTTGGGGGCCATAATCTGGGTGGGCGGCAACATCTCTCTCGCGATCGCCGTCTGGGGCATTCGGAGGTCGTTTCCGAACCAGCCGGAGACGGTATCTCGGGTCATCTCTGAGGTCGGTAGGGCTTTCGCGTGGGTCATGTGGCCGGCGCTAGCCGCCACCCTAGCGACCGGGCTCGCCAACCTCTCGTGGTACACGCCTCCGGCGGAGAACTGGACCGGGATTCCCGGGGCAGAGTGGATCGTCACGAGCTTCGCTGTAGCCGCGCTCATGGTGATCTCGGCGGGATTGCACACTTTCGTGGTGGGGCCGAGGATCCGGGTCCTACGAAGCCGGAGAACCCCGTCGCCGCAATTGACGACCCTCGTGCGCTTCAATCACGTCCTCGAAGCGCTGACCCTAATGACCGCCATCTTGATTGTGATCGTGATGGTCATTCTCGCTTCGCTCTGA
- a CDS encoding FAD-dependent oxidoreductase → METPRKREFTLESNRIIVPSVHVLTFRTARDDSFAFAPGQYVTFYLSRAGNSITRSYSFFSAAGKVGQFDLLIKQVPGGYGSTFLCGLAPESHPTLKGLAPLGRFLLDPPGDRTAVFVATGTGLAPFIPMLDDIRAHSPQTPTWLIFGERFREDLFYFDEMRALEIAWPAFHFVPVLSRPPANGTWHGAVGHVEGALRERFPDLSNSDVYVCGVPAMVNETQELALHLNCPKDHVFVERY, encoded by the coding sequence ATGGAGACACCGCGCAAGAGGGAATTCACCCTTGAGTCGAACCGGATCATCGTACCCTCGGTCCACGTCCTAACCTTCCGTACGGCCCGGGATGACAGCTTCGCGTTCGCTCCCGGCCAGTACGTTACCTTCTACCTCTCGAGGGCGGGGAACTCGATCACCCGTTCCTACTCGTTCTTCTCAGCGGCCGGGAAGGTCGGGCAGTTCGATCTGCTCATCAAGCAGGTCCCTGGCGGATACGGCTCGACCTTCCTCTGCGGCCTCGCCCCCGAGAGCCACCCGACGCTGAAGGGGCTAGCTCCACTGGGACGCTTCCTGCTGGATCCTCCCGGAGATAGGACCGCCGTGTTCGTGGCGACCGGGACGGGGCTCGCCCCATTCATCCCCATGCTGGACGATATCCGAGCTCACTCCCCCCAAACCCCCACCTGGCTCATCTTCGGCGAGCGCTTCCGGGAGGATCTGTTCTACTTCGACGAGATGCGCGCACTTGAGATCGCTTGGCCGGCGTTCCACTTCGTACCGGTCCTCTCGCGCCCTCCGGCAAATGGGACGTGGCACGGTGCCGTTGGCCACGTGGAAGGAGCTCTGCGCGAGCGATTCCCAGACTTATCGAACTCGGATGTCTACGTCTGCGGCGTCCCGGCCATGGTGAACGAGACCCAGGAGCTCGCGCTCCACCTGAACTGCCCCAAGGACCATGTCTTTGTGGAGCGGTACTGA
- a CDS encoding iron-sulfur cluster assembly protein, which produces MAKKELAFRFEVTTAARDAIAAAIARSPPPAIVRLGILPGMHPTVQMYLSRPRSGDETLDFGAARLVVDTASRVYLDGATVDFHEGSPQQSFSIVGPHFSTHPPVSSTSDRTVEGPGSTPAAVDSAGVHRTENERERQLREALRRVYDPEIPVNILDLGLIYDIEWPEDGKVGVRMTMTSPGCPVAGMLQDEVKAVAERIPGIREAVVTVVWDPPWGPEKMSPAAKRQFGYA; this is translated from the coding sequence ATGGCCAAAAAGGAACTTGCCTTCCGCTTCGAGGTCACGACTGCGGCCCGGGATGCGATTGCTGCGGCCATCGCCCGGAGTCCGCCTCCCGCGATCGTGCGGCTTGGGATACTCCCCGGCATGCACCCGACAGTACAGATGTACCTATCGAGGCCCCGGTCGGGAGATGAGACCCTCGACTTCGGCGCGGCGCGGCTGGTCGTGGACACGGCCAGTCGGGTCTATCTCGACGGTGCGACCGTGGATTTCCATGAGGGGTCCCCCCAGCAAAGTTTCTCGATCGTAGGCCCCCACTTCAGCACCCATCCGCCGGTATCCTCTACATCGGACCGAACGGTGGAAGGGCCGGGTTCGACCCCCGCAGCCGTCGACTCGGCAGGGGTCCATCGCACCGAGAACGAGCGGGAACGCCAGCTCCGGGAGGCCCTCCGGCGGGTCTATGATCCCGAGATCCCGGTCAACATCTTGGACCTGGGCCTAATCTATGACATCGAGTGGCCAGAAGATGGAAAAGTGGGCGTTCGGATGACCATGACTAGTCCAGGCTGCCCGGTCGCCGGCATGCTCCAGGACGAGGTCAAGGCCGTCGCCGAGAGGATCCCGGGCATTCGCGAGGCCGTCGTCACCGTCGTATGGGATCCCCCTTGGGGGCCGGAGAAGATGAGTCCGGCGGCAAAGCGCCAGTTCGGCTACGCGTAA
- a CDS encoding glycosyltransferase, producing the protein MEAVPLSVVIVTRDRPRRLTNLLQDLRVQSRAPIRVVVVDDSDPPVPWDRAFPDLPLIVIRSERRLFISRAKNLGAARTGTPYVVFIDDDNRLPPQLLAELAGTLDRDPRCGAVMPAVLYHRRPALIWVYATPFRTDRWGFSLVGRNRPRRPDLEGKLLDTDALPNLSMVRWDAFREVGGFDECLPVNSSADFCQRLKKAGWYVCANTGILTEHDVEPPGIPGYWAEHTVGDPARARLEVMDWLRFHRRWNGTRPLFVVRASYHALGFLVPKMLAAIVRPDGRPMALFIALIQGYHEGLRPSSTSPPDGKGV; encoded by the coding sequence ATGGAGGCAGTACCCCTCAGCGTGGTCATCGTCACGCGAGATCGTCCCAGGCGGTTGACAAACCTGCTCCAGGACTTGCGAGTCCAAAGTCGAGCCCCGATCCGGGTCGTGGTGGTGGACGACTCCGATCCGCCTGTTCCCTGGGATCGAGCGTTTCCCGATTTGCCACTGATTGTGATCCGCTCCGAGCGTAGGCTCTTCATCTCACGCGCGAAGAACCTGGGAGCTGCCCGGACCGGGACCCCCTACGTGGTCTTCATCGATGATGACAATCGCCTCCCACCTCAGCTTCTCGCAGAACTCGCTGGCACGCTCGATCGAGATCCGCGGTGTGGCGCGGTGATGCCGGCGGTCCTCTATCATCGCCGTCCCGCGCTCATCTGGGTGTACGCGACCCCATTCCGCACGGATCGGTGGGGATTCTCCTTGGTCGGTCGAAACCGCCCGCGGCGCCCGGACCTCGAAGGGAAGCTCCTCGATACTGACGCCCTCCCGAACCTATCTATGGTCCGCTGGGATGCCTTCCGCGAGGTCGGCGGATTCGACGAATGCTTGCCGGTGAACAGCTCAGCGGACTTTTGCCAGCGCCTGAAGAAGGCCGGCTGGTACGTCTGCGCGAATACGGGTATCCTCACGGAGCACGATGTGGAGCCGCCCGGAATTCCGGGATACTGGGCCGAGCACACGGTGGGTGACCCCGCACGCGCGCGCTTGGAGGTGATGGACTGGCTCCGATTCCACCGACGGTGGAACGGTACTCGTCCGCTCTTCGTGGTACGCGCGAGCTACCACGCCCTCGGGTTCTTGGTCCCCAAGATGCTGGCCGCGATCGTGCGCCCAGATGGCCGACCCATGGCTCTTTTCATCGCGCTCATCCAAGGATATCATGAAGGTCTACGGCCGTCCTCCACAAGCCCACCCGATGGGAAGGGAGTGTGA